A genomic window from Flavobacterium johnsoniae includes:
- a CDS encoding TonB-dependent receptor plug domain-containing protein, whose translation MKIKFTLFAVLLSSAYSFAQQRDTIKSQEKLSEVVVTGQFEPQSIKKSVFNVRVISNQDIKNLAANNLADVLNQYLNITVRPSGTTGRSTVSLFGLDAQYFKILVDNIPLVNEAGLGNNTDLSQINLNDVDHIEIVEGSMGVSYGANAVSGVLNIITKKSSKYKWDINASVQEETVGKEFSLFDKGRHIQSLRVAHSFDQNWFVSVGATRNDLQGFLNDRNGKNYLVSDFTRGYSWLPKEQLNGNALISYHKDNFRFFYKFEFLDEDVDYYNSTVQSNYSPTLGSYLYADDKRYFTNRYFHNLNLTGLMFSQLTYNVSVTQQKQQREIENFRYYLYTRTEGMNVSEKDQSMEVLSSTGTLNNFFNDKRIDLQIGYEFVNNKGFALVQKENNIITPVSKTLENYDFFVSSEIMATERFSIKPGLRFSAQSKFDNQYASSVALRYLFDKGLELRGSYGNGFRTPNFEELYANQIFDGHFFAGNENLIPETSTSYEASVKKYTSLSSGLQISNTFSGSYLDVDDRIDMAFIRNNPDTGTPENQYINISKYRMWNFSTMNQFRLNNLTVNVGAALVGVSQRIDNAIMVSDDRFLYTFNLNASFSYNIPKWKTIFSAYYKYNGQTQQFVAGTSEYVLSKIDPSNWLDASVRKNFFKDKFEVTLGARNIFNITDVNRTRSSEGAGHATASTTMLAYGRSYFLKLAYNLNL comes from the coding sequence ATGAAAATTAAATTTACCCTTTTTGCTGTGCTATTATCAAGCGCTTATTCTTTCGCTCAGCAGAGAGATACTATAAAATCGCAAGAAAAATTGTCGGAAGTTGTTGTTACAGGACAGTTTGAGCCGCAATCGATAAAGAAATCGGTTTTTAATGTTCGTGTGATTTCGAATCAAGACATCAAGAACTTAGCGGCTAATAACTTAGCAGATGTTTTAAATCAATATCTAAATATTACAGTTAGGCCAAGCGGTACAACAGGACGTTCTACAGTTTCATTATTTGGATTAGATGCGCAATACTTTAAAATTTTAGTAGATAATATTCCATTAGTAAATGAAGCTGGTTTGGGGAATAATACAGATTTGTCTCAAATTAATCTAAATGATGTTGATCATATAGAAATTGTTGAAGGTTCAATGGGAGTTAGTTATGGAGCTAATGCAGTAAGTGGGGTTTTAAATATAATTACAAAAAAATCATCAAAATATAAATGGGATATAAACGCATCGGTACAAGAAGAAACTGTAGGTAAGGAATTTTCTCTTTTTGATAAAGGACGCCACATCCAGTCTTTACGTGTTGCCCATTCATTTGATCAAAATTGGTTTGTAAGTGTAGGAGCTACCAGAAATGATCTTCAGGGGTTTTTAAATGACCGAAATGGGAAGAATTATCTTGTAAGTGATTTTACTCGCGGATATAGTTGGTTGCCAAAAGAACAACTAAATGGAAATGCTTTAATTTCTTATCATAAAGATAATTTTAGATTCTTCTATAAATTTGAATTTCTTGATGAAGATGTGGATTACTATAATAGTACAGTCCAATCTAATTATAGCCCAACTTTAGGATCTTATTTGTATGCTGACGATAAAAGATATTTTACCAACAGATATTTTCATAATTTAAATTTAACGGGTTTAATGTTTTCTCAATTGACTTATAATGTTTCTGTTACACAGCAGAAGCAACAGAGAGAAATTGAAAACTTCAGATATTATCTGTACACTAGAACCGAAGGAATGAATGTTTCCGAAAAAGACCAATCGATGGAGGTGCTTTCGTCTACAGGAACTTTAAATAACTTCTTTAATGATAAAAGAATTGATTTACAAATAGGATACGAATTTGTAAATAATAAAGGTTTTGCCTTAGTGCAGAAAGAAAATAATATCATAACACCAGTTAGTAAGACATTAGAAAATTATGACTTTTTTGTGTCTTCAGAGATTATGGCTACAGAACGATTTTCGATAAAGCCAGGATTGAGGTTTTCTGCACAATCTAAGTTCGATAATCAATATGCTTCTTCAGTTGCGTTAAGATATTTATTTGATAAAGGACTTGAACTTCGAGGTTCTTATGGAAATGGTTTTAGAACTCCAAATTTTGAGGAATTGTATGCCAACCAAATTTTTGACGGACATTTCTTTGCTGGAAATGAAAATCTAATTCCAGAAACAAGTACTTCATATGAAGCAAGTGTCAAAAAATATACGTCATTATCATCAGGTTTACAGATTTCAAATACATTTTCTGGAAGTTATTTAGATGTTGATGACAGAATTGACATGGCCTTTATCCGTAATAATCCAGATACGGGTACTCCCGAAAATCAATACATCAATATTAGTAAGTATAGAATGTGGAATTTTTCGACAATGAATCAATTCCGACTAAATAATTTAACAGTGAATGTTGGTGCTGCATTAGTTGGAGTTTCTCAGCGAATTGATAATGCTATAATGGTTTCAGACGATCGATTCTTGTATACATTTAATCTAAATGCTAGTTTTTCATACAATATCCCAAAATGGAAAACAATCTTTTCAGCATACTATAAATATAATGGACAAACACAACAATTTGTTGCAGGAACATCAGAATATGTTTTGTCTAAAATAGATCCGAGTAATTGGCTTGACGCTTCTGTAAGAAAGAATTTCTTTAAAGACAAGTTTGAAGTTACATTGGGAGCTAGAAATATTTTTAACATAACAGATGTTAACCGTACACGATCAAGTGAAGGAGCGGGACACGCAACGGCGTCAACTACGATGCTAGCTTACGGTCGTTCTTACTTTTTAAAATTAGCGTATAACCTTAATCTTTAA
- a CDS encoding SGNH/GDSL hydrolase family protein, with protein sequence MNTKSYFFQSFAIVALALVAFIGFKQILPDKIFSDSKLDSKNILIDSLLLESVAKDSIALDDDSIAESERELNNQKIVFDQTEGIEFPAETFENYKGYQYLISFYEKLYQLEKNPQNKVRIAYYGDSMTDGDLIVQDVRTNYQERFGGNGVGFVPITSESAASRGSVKSTYSKNWKTQSYLNVKRPTSPFGVNGHVFFANDKSNPTWVQYEAGLSKYSTSLDNATLFYGRASKTGKVNFIIGKDTIKKSLSPNNLVNTLKVSSGNLKAFKANFVQADSIPIYGFNFDNGAGVHVDNFSQRGNSGLPISMFNADVMRAFNNNLKYDLIILHYGTNVLNYGTKNYSWYEKGMTKTVNKIKESFPGVSILIVSTADKSTKYDMEMKTDSAVVPLMKAQKHYALETQAGFVNLYTLMGGDGSMIKWVDEAPAKANKDYTHFNQRGAKAIGNLLYGQLNKGYEEYKVLRQKRDAEGTKPKPVKRAKSDSVSITQDSL encoded by the coding sequence GTGAATACAAAATCTTATTTTTTTCAGTCTTTTGCAATTGTTGCGTTAGCGCTTGTTGCTTTTATTGGGTTCAAACAAATCCTTCCAGATAAAATATTTTCAGACAGTAAATTAGATTCTAAAAACATATTAATAGATAGTCTGCTTTTAGAGTCTGTGGCTAAAGATTCAATTGCTTTGGATGACGATAGTATTGCTGAAAGCGAAAGAGAATTAAACAATCAGAAAATTGTTTTTGATCAGACAGAAGGAATCGAATTTCCTGCCGAAACTTTCGAAAATTATAAAGGTTATCAATACCTGATTTCTTTCTATGAAAAATTATATCAGTTAGAAAAAAATCCGCAGAACAAAGTTCGAATTGCTTATTACGGAGATTCTATGACCGATGGAGATTTAATCGTTCAAGACGTTCGAACCAATTATCAAGAACGTTTTGGAGGAAATGGAGTTGGTTTTGTTCCGATTACTTCAGAATCTGCCGCTTCTAGGGGTTCTGTAAAATCAACTTATTCTAAAAACTGGAAAACACAATCATACTTAAATGTAAAAAGACCAACTAGTCCGTTTGGTGTAAATGGTCATGTATTTTTTGCAAATGATAAATCGAATCCGACTTGGGTTCAGTATGAAGCAGGTCTTAGCAAATATTCTACTTCTTTAGATAATGCCACTTTATTTTACGGTCGTGCATCTAAAACAGGAAAAGTGAATTTTATTATCGGAAAAGATACCATCAAAAAAAGCCTTTCGCCAAATAATTTAGTGAATACATTAAAAGTTTCTTCTGGAAATTTAAAAGCATTTAAAGCCAATTTTGTTCAAGCAGATTCTATTCCGATTTACGGATTTAATTTTGATAACGGAGCGGGAGTTCACGTTGACAATTTCTCTCAAAGAGGAAATTCAGGACTTCCTATTTCAATGTTCAATGCCGATGTAATGAGAGCTTTTAATAATAATCTGAAATACGATTTGATTATTCTTCATTACGGAACAAACGTTTTGAATTACGGAACCAAAAATTATTCTTGGTATGAAAAAGGAATGACAAAAACCGTAAATAAAATTAAAGAATCTTTTCCAGGAGTTTCGATTTTAATTGTTTCTACAGCAGATAAATCGACCAAATATGACATGGAAATGAAAACCGATTCTGCCGTAGTTCCTTTAATGAAAGCACAAAAACATTACGCTCTTGAAACTCAAGCAGGATTTGTAAATTTATATACTTTAATGGGAGGCGATGGTTCGATGATAAAATGGGTTGATGAAGCGCCAGCAAAAGCCAATAAAGATTACACGCACTTTAACCAGCGTGGAGCAAAAGCAATTGGAAATTTATTGTACGGACAATTGAATAAAGGATACGAAGAATATAAAGTTCTCAGACAAAAAAGAGACGCAGAAGGGACTAAGCCAAAACCAGTAAAAAGAGCCAAATCCGATTCCGTATCCATAACACAAGACAGCTTATGA
- a CDS encoding HmuY family protein, translating to MKKLFLLSFAFLSLVACSSDDDVQVEIPTVGATLQPAVGGPNQPNQVYLDLSSEELKSVNRAAWDFGFSSGTDFRVVINGSLKMAVKKLETSDITLTQTINTDVTVGAGTTAASNGFVDNPTGVLAGAGAGIGTAIAEISATDADNKVYLVNLGYAVGTAAPSVGSVAVDGDARGWKKVRILRSGNGYKIQYADLASATFTEKTISKDAAYNFTFFSMTSGNTVSVEPQKDKWDLNFTVFTNYLNAGTEVTYGYSDFIVTNMKGGTQAYQVLATADVTYAGFTKANVVEGNFTASATDQRIIGANWRSGGGPSTLPSIRTDRFYVVKDAAGNYYKVKFLAMSNEAGVRGYVTLEYAILK from the coding sequence ATGAAAAAATTATTTTTACTATCATTCGCATTCTTATCTCTTGTAGCTTGTTCAAGTGATGACGATGTTCAAGTTGAAATTCCTACAGTAGGAGCTACTTTGCAACCAGCTGTTGGCGGACCGAACCAACCTAATCAAGTTTATCTAGACTTAAGTTCTGAAGAATTAAAATCTGTAAATAGAGCAGCTTGGGATTTTGGATTTTCTAGTGGTACAGATTTTAGAGTTGTGATAAACGGATCTCTAAAAATGGCAGTTAAAAAATTAGAGACTTCTGATATTACTTTAACTCAAACAATTAATACAGATGTAACAGTTGGAGCTGGTACAACGGCTGCTTCTAACGGTTTTGTAGATAATCCAACAGGTGTTTTAGCTGGTGCTGGTGCTGGAATTGGAACTGCAATTGCTGAAATTTCTGCAACTGATGCAGACAATAAAGTTTACTTAGTGAATTTAGGATATGCTGTTGGTACTGCTGCGCCTAGTGTAGGTTCTGTTGCTGTTGATGGTGATGCAAGAGGATGGAAAAAAGTTAGAATTTTAAGAAGCGGTAATGGATATAAAATTCAATACGCTGATTTAGCTTCTGCAACTTTCACAGAAAAAACAATCTCTAAAGATGCTGCTTACAACTTTACATTCTTTAGTATGACATCAGGTAATACAGTTTCTGTTGAGCCTCAAAAAGATAAATGGGATTTAAATTTCACAGTTTTCACTAACTACTTAAATGCAGGTACAGAAGTAACTTACGGATATTCTGATTTCATCGTTACAAATATGAAAGGCGGTACTCAAGCATACCAAGTTTTAGCAACAGCTGATGTAACTTACGCAGGATTTACAAAAGCAAATGTTGTTGAGGGTAATTTTACTGCTTCTGCAACAGATCAAAGAATAATTGGAGCAAACTGGAGAAGTGGCGGAGGACCATCTACTTTACCAAGTATTAGAACAGATCGTTTTTATGTTGTTAAAGATGCAGCTGGAAACTATTATAAAGTTAAATTCTTAGCAATGTCTAATGAAGCAGGTGTTAGAGGATATGTTACTCTAGAATACGCTATCTTGAAATAA
- a CDS encoding bifunctional 5,10-methylenetetrahydrofolate dehydrogenase/5,10-methenyltetrahydrofolate cyclohydrolase gives MQLLDGKKTSNDIKNEIAAEVQSIKAAGGKVPHLAAVLVGNNGASLTYVGSKVKSCQEIGFDSTLVSLPETITEDELLAKIKELNEDDNLDGYIVQLPLPKHIDEQKILLAIDPDKDVDGFHPTNFGRMALEMESFIPATPFGIMELLERYKVETSGKHAVVIGRSHIVGRPMSILMSRKGNPGDSTVTLTHSRTKDLAEFTKNADIIITALGVPEFLKADMVKEGVTVIDVGITRVDDASNAKGYVIKGDVDFDGVSKKAAFITPVPGGVGPMTIAMLLKNTLLARKMRSARNQ, from the coding sequence ATGCAGCTACTAGACGGTAAAAAAACATCTAACGACATTAAAAACGAAATTGCAGCCGAAGTTCAATCTATAAAAGCAGCTGGAGGAAAAGTACCTCATTTAGCAGCGGTTTTAGTTGGAAACAATGGAGCAAGTTTAACTTACGTAGGAAGTAAAGTAAAATCTTGTCAAGAAATCGGATTTGATTCTACTTTAGTAAGTCTGCCAGAAACTATTACTGAAGACGAACTGCTTGCGAAAATTAAAGAATTAAACGAAGATGATAATCTTGACGGATACATCGTTCAGTTGCCTTTGCCAAAACATATCGATGAGCAAAAAATCTTATTAGCAATTGATCCTGATAAAGATGTTGACGGATTTCACCCAACAAATTTTGGTAGAATGGCGCTTGAAATGGAAAGTTTTATTCCAGCAACACCATTCGGAATTATGGAATTGTTAGAGCGTTACAAAGTTGAAACGTCAGGAAAACATGCCGTTGTAATTGGAAGAAGTCATATCGTAGGTCGCCCGATGAGTATCTTAATGAGCCGTAAAGGAAATCCTGGAGATTCTACAGTTACATTAACGCACAGCCGAACTAAAGATTTAGCAGAATTCACGAAAAACGCAGATATCATCATTACAGCTTTAGGAGTTCCAGAGTTCTTAAAAGCAGATATGGTAAAAGAAGGTGTAACAGTTATCGACGTTGGAATTACGCGTGTAGATGACGCTTCAAACGCAAAAGGATACGTTATTAAAGGAGACGTTGATTTTGACGGAGTAAGTAAAAAAGCTGCATTCATTACACCAGTTCCAGGTGGAGTAGGACCAATGACAATTGCGATGTTACTTAAAAACACACTTTTAGCTCGTAAAATGAGAAGCGCTAGAAATCAATAA
- the ffh gene encoding signal recognition particle protein: protein MFDNLSDKLDKAFHILKGHGKITEVNVADTLKEVRRALLDADVNFKIAKDFTARVKDKAIGQDVLTTLQPGQLLVKLVKDELTELMGGDVAGVNLSGNPTVILMSGLQGSGKTTFSGKLANFLKTKKSKKPLLVACDIYRPAAINQLHVVGDQIGVEVYSEPENKNPVEIAQNAIKHAKANGFNVVIVDTAGRLAVDQEMMDEIARVHKAIQPQETLFVVDSMTGQDAVNTAKAFNDILNFDGVILTKLDGDTRGGAALSIKSIVNKPIKFVGTGEKMEAIDVFYPERMAERILGMGDVVSLVERAQEQFDEEEARKLQKKIAKNEFGFDDFLTQIQQVKKMGNMKDLVGMIPGASKAMKDVEIEDDAFKHIEAIIYSMTPAERSKPAIIDVKRKARIAKGSGTKVEQVNQLMKQFDQMSKMMKMMQGPGGKNLMKMMGGMKGMPGGMPGGMPR, encoded by the coding sequence ATGTTTGATAATTTAAGTGATAAGTTAGATAAAGCGTTCCATATATTAAAAGGACACGGTAAAATTACAGAAGTAAACGTTGCCGATACTTTAAAAGAAGTTCGTCGTGCTTTACTTGATGCCGATGTTAACTTTAAAATTGCCAAAGATTTTACTGCTAGAGTAAAAGACAAAGCAATTGGTCAAGACGTATTAACAACCTTACAGCCAGGACAATTATTAGTAAAACTGGTAAAAGATGAGTTGACAGAATTAATGGGTGGAGATGTTGCTGGTGTAAACTTATCAGGAAATCCAACTGTTATTTTGATGTCAGGACTTCAAGGTTCTGGTAAAACTACTTTCTCAGGAAAATTAGCTAATTTTCTAAAAACAAAGAAAAGTAAAAAACCACTTCTTGTAGCGTGTGATATTTACCGTCCAGCGGCGATTAATCAGTTGCATGTTGTTGGAGATCAAATAGGTGTTGAGGTTTACTCAGAACCAGAAAATAAAAATCCTGTAGAAATTGCTCAAAATGCAATTAAGCACGCTAAAGCAAACGGATTCAATGTTGTTATCGTCGATACAGCAGGACGTTTGGCCGTAGATCAGGAAATGATGGATGAAATTGCACGTGTTCACAAAGCAATTCAACCACAAGAAACATTGTTCGTTGTAGACTCTATGACAGGGCAAGATGCTGTAAATACAGCAAAAGCTTTCAACGATATCTTAAACTTCGATGGAGTTATCTTAACGAAATTAGATGGTGATACTCGTGGTGGAGCAGCACTTTCAATCAAATCGATTGTAAACAAACCAATCAAATTTGTTGGTACTGGAGAAAAAATGGAAGCAATTGATGTTTTCTATCCAGAACGTATGGCTGAGCGTATTTTAGGAATGGGAGACGTTGTATCTCTTGTTGAAAGAGCTCAGGAACAATTTGACGAAGAAGAAGCAAGAAAACTTCAAAAGAAAATCGCTAAAAACGAATTTGGTTTTGATGACTTCCTAACGCAGATTCAGCAAGTGAAAAAAATGGGTAACATGAAAGACTTGGTTGGAATGATACCAGGAGCTTCAAAAGCCATGAAAGATGTAGAAATCGAAGACGACGCCTTCAAACATATCGAAGCGATTATTTATTCAATGACGCCAGCCGAAAGAAGCAAACCAGCGATTATCGACGTAAAAAGAAAAGCCAGAATCGCAAAAGGTTCGGGAACAAAAGTCGAGCAAGTAAATCAGCTGATGAAACAGTTTGACCAAATGAGCAAGATGATGAAGATGATGCAAGGCCCAGGCGGAAAAAATCTGATGAAAATGATGGGAGGTATGAAAGGGATGCCGGGTGGTATGCCAGGAGGAATGCCGAGATAA
- a CDS encoding DUF6607 family protein has protein sequence MISKSLLMSAAVALTCSLGFSQDKKQQDIKSIKSMCGCYEVKFNFTETFSYPKDSLTYKPSETKHESALEWVELLEDTPNKIVMQHLLIVSDDMIIKHWRQDWLYENTDLYSFDKGNSWKYKKLDKKAVKGQWTQKVYQVDDSPRYEGSSTWVHVDGKDYWANVADAPLPRREQTKRNDYNVLKRRNIHEITSTGWNHEQDNDKLVRDDAGKDALLAQEKGFDVYTKVPDVKCIAAQKWWVANNVLWKNVRDKWQTLFDRHKDLNLEAKVDRKALYSLLFDLKPDTAKAETDKIIDKFVK, from the coding sequence ATGATTTCGAAAAGTCTTTTAATGTCAGCCGCTGTGGCTTTAACATGCAGTCTTGGTTTTAGTCAGGACAAGAAACAACAAGATATTAAGTCTATTAAATCTATGTGTGGTTGTTATGAAGTGAAATTTAATTTCACCGAAACTTTTTCATACCCAAAAGATTCACTTACATACAAACCATCTGAAACAAAACACGAATCTGCTTTAGAATGGGTAGAATTATTAGAAGATACTCCGAACAAAATCGTAATGCAACATTTATTGATTGTAAGTGATGATATGATTATCAAACACTGGAGACAAGATTGGTTATACGAAAACACAGACTTATATTCTTTTGACAAAGGAAATTCTTGGAAATACAAAAAATTAGACAAAAAAGCTGTTAAAGGTCAATGGACTCAAAAAGTATATCAAGTAGATGATAGTCCTAGATATGAAGGATCTTCGACTTGGGTTCACGTTGATGGAAAAGATTATTGGGCAAACGTTGCAGATGCACCACTTCCTAGAAGAGAGCAAACAAAACGTAACGATTATAATGTTTTAAAAAGAAGAAACATTCACGAAATCACTTCTACAGGATGGAATCATGAGCAAGACAACGACAAATTAGTTCGTGACGATGCTGGAAAAGATGCTCTATTAGCACAAGAAAAAGGATTTGATGTTTACACTAAAGTTCCAGATGTAAAATGTATCGCAGCTCAAAAATGGTGGGTAGCAAACAATGTACTTTGGAAAAATGTTCGTGACAAATGGCAAACTCTTTTCGACAGACACAAAGACTTAAACTTAGAAGCTAAAGTGGACAGAAAAGCACTTTACTCTTTATTATTTGATTTGAAACCAGATACTGCAAAAGCAGAAACAGATAAAATCATTGACAAATTTGTTAAGTAA
- a CDS encoding GDSL-type esterase/lipase family protein gives MIQKVDTAAIEAPSDGQIYNAKVLEDFFKKLEENENQKNQKINIVHIGDSHIQGDLMTNEIRKNLQQKFGNAGRGLVFPYQLARTNGSYNERFKSNRTWESYRNILPFKSNPVGLSGIGLWRDSGGFVMEMNIKDPAYKFNTIKIITPQNQNMFDLAVSSKINSIQTTERKVITHKIKKGEVLGSIADKYNVSIAEIKRDNHLKGNNIRAGRTLKIATNETRAKTVSMSEFVPLTIESDSYTHYYNSNDALSRIFLIPNKEAKDFELNGIVLEKDNPGILYSGIGVNGAKFSDYNKYPLFFEQLKALHPDLLVFSLGTNESYDHLDSGNYIKELRDFIAKIKAQNINAPIIVMTPPPSLLRRKPNTYIDDYTRQIIDIAQKDGFAVWDLYDEFGGMSGIKQLKIQGLIGPDWVHYSKKGYEKQGNLFTQAFLKAYDNFKLKN, from the coding sequence ATGATTCAAAAAGTGGATACTGCAGCGATTGAAGCGCCTTCTGATGGTCAGATTTATAATGCGAAAGTGTTAGAAGATTTCTTTAAGAAATTAGAAGAAAATGAAAATCAGAAAAATCAAAAAATCAATATTGTACATATTGGCGATTCTCATATTCAAGGAGATTTGATGACTAATGAAATCAGAAAGAATCTGCAACAAAAATTTGGAAATGCTGGACGCGGTTTGGTTTTTCCATATCAATTAGCAAGAACAAACGGATCTTACAATGAGCGTTTCAAATCAAATAGAACTTGGGAAAGTTATAGAAACATTCTTCCTTTTAAAAGCAATCCAGTTGGCTTAAGCGGAATTGGACTATGGAGAGATTCTGGAGGATTTGTTATGGAGATGAACATAAAAGATCCAGCGTATAAATTCAATACCATAAAAATTATTACGCCTCAAAATCAGAATATGTTTGATTTGGCTGTTTCGTCTAAAATCAATTCGATTCAAACGACAGAGCGAAAAGTCATTACACATAAAATTAAAAAAGGCGAAGTTTTAGGAAGCATTGCAGATAAATACAATGTTTCGATTGCAGAAATTAAAAGAGATAATCATTTAAAAGGGAATAATATTCGCGCTGGAAGAACTCTTAAAATTGCAACAAATGAAACAAGAGCAAAAACAGTTTCAATGTCAGAGTTTGTGCCTTTAACAATAGAATCAGATTCTTATACTCATTATTACAATTCTAATGATGCATTAAGTCGAATTTTTCTAATTCCAAACAAAGAAGCAAAAGATTTCGAGTTAAACGGAATTGTTTTAGAAAAAGATAATCCTGGAATTCTTTACAGCGGAATTGGCGTAAATGGCGCTAAGTTTTCAGATTATAATAAATATCCTTTATTCTTTGAACAATTAAAAGCATTACATCCAGATTTGTTGGTTTTTTCGTTAGGAACAAATGAAAGTTACGATCATTTAGATTCTGGAAATTATATTAAAGAACTTCGAGATTTTATTGCAAAAATTAAAGCACAAAATATAAATGCGCCAATAATTGTAATGACACCGCCGCCATCATTATTGAGAAGAAAACCAAATACCTATATTGATGATTACACGCGACAAATTATCGATATAGCTCAAAAAGACGGTTTTGCCGTTTGGGATTTATACGATGAATTTGGTGGAATGAGCGGAATTAAACAACTAAAAATACAAGGATTAATTGGGCCAGATTGGGTTCATTATTCTAAAAAAGGATACGAGAAACAAGGAAATTTGTTTACACAGGCGTTTTTAAAAGCATACGATAATTTTAAATTAAAGAATTAA
- a CDS encoding MBOAT family O-acyltransferase yields MTTIDSINNWFIQNFGAITIEQVKSWFVYNEDEKLLFNTGLFLGLFLVFYFVYGFLRKTFYLRLTYVILFSLFFYYKSSGIYFLLLLLSSVVDYGLSQIIYRESRDNVKKLYLVISVILNLALLGYFKYMNFLIVTYNDMFHGNFALHNVFLPVGISFYTFQSMSYIIEIYREEIKPTKNYIEYLFFVSFFPQLVAGPIVRAKDFLPQIYQKLNLTRQDVNNALFLIIGGLIKKTVISNYISVNFVDRVFDTPLSYTSFENLMASYGYAIQIYCDFSGYSDMAIGIALLLGFKLPENFRTPYKSTSITDFWRRWHISLSTWLKDFLYISIGGNRSGSFAGYLFPSLFFFGLLLWGISNFNESIIPLIIAGSSIFVFCLSFLLSSKIKQTLVTNFNLFTTMLLGGLWHGAGAQFIVWGALHGLALAVHKIFMEFFPSKKDKSPNFLWRFFSIVITFHFVVFCWIFFRARDFETALQVINNIGQLTFEPELWKTIILGYKNVFGLMLFGYVWHFLPESFTTGMKSVFDKTPIVVKAIILGFVYWIVYATAVAGSQPFIYFQF; encoded by the coding sequence TTGACAACAATAGATAGCATTAATAATTGGTTCATTCAAAATTTTGGTGCAATTACAATAGAACAAGTTAAAAGTTGGTTCGTTTACAATGAAGACGAAAAACTTTTATTCAATACCGGTTTATTCTTAGGCCTATTTTTGGTTTTCTATTTTGTGTATGGTTTTTTACGCAAAACATTTTATTTGAGATTAACATATGTTATTCTCTTTTCGCTATTCTTTTACTATAAATCAAGCGGAATTTATTTTCTGTTATTATTGCTTTCGTCTGTTGTAGATTATGGCTTGAGCCAGATTATTTATAGAGAAAGTCGCGATAATGTCAAGAAATTGTATTTGGTTATAAGTGTTATTTTGAATTTGGCACTTTTAGGCTATTTCAAATACATGAACTTTTTGATTGTAACTTACAATGATATGTTTCATGGTAATTTTGCACTTCATAATGTTTTTCTTCCTGTCGGAATTTCGTTCTACACTTTCCAATCAATGAGTTATATTATTGAAATTTATCGAGAAGAAATTAAACCAACCAAAAATTATATTGAATATTTATTTTTCGTTTCGTTTTTCCCGCAGTTAGTGGCTGGACCAATTGTGCGTGCGAAAGATTTCTTGCCGCAGATTTACCAAAAATTAAACCTTACAAGACAAGATGTAAACAATGCTTTATTCTTAATTATTGGAGGTTTAATAAAGAAAACAGTAATATCAAATTACATTTCAGTAAACTTTGTAGACCGAGTTTTTGATACGCCGTTGAGTTATACTTCGTTTGAAAATTTAATGGCATCTTACGGATATGCGATTCAGATTTATTGCGATTTCTCTGGATATTCAGATATGGCAATTGGTATCGCATTATTGTTAGGATTTAAATTGCCAGAAAACTTTAGAACGCCGTATAAATCAACTTCTATTACCGATTTCTGGAGAAGATGGCACATTTCACTTTCAACTTGGTTAAAAGACTTTTTATACATTTCTATTGGTGGAAACCGTAGCGGATCTTTTGCAGGATATTTATTTCCAAGTTTATTTTTCTTTGGATTATTGCTTTGGGGAATTTCCAATTTTAATGAAAGTATAATTCCGTTAATTATTGCTGGAAGCAGTATTTTTGTTTTCTGTTTATCATTTTTACTTTCAAGCAAAATAAAACAAACCTTAGTAACCAATTTCAATTTGTTTACCACAATGCTTTTAGGAGGTTTGTGGCATGGAGCAGGAGCACAGTTTATTGTTTGGGGAGCATTACACGGATTGGCTTTAGCTGTTCACAAAATATTCATGGAATTTTTTCCTTCCAAAAAAGATAAAAGTCCAAATTTCTTGTGGAGATTTTTCTCTATCGTAATTACCTTCCATTTTGTAGTTTTCTGTTGGATTTTCTTCCGTGCTAGAGATTTCGAAACAGCTTTGCAAGTAATTAATAATATCGGACAATTGACATTCGAACCAGAACTTTGGAAAACAATTATTCTAGGTTACAAAAATGTTTTCGGATTAATGTTATTCGGTTACGTTTGGCATTTCTTACCAGAATCATTCACAACAGGAATGAAATCTGTTTTTGATAAAACACCAATAGTAGTAAAAGCAATAATTCTGGGATTCGTTTATTGGATTGTTTACGCAACAGCAGTTGCAGGTTCACAACCTTTCATATATTTCCAATTTTAA